The DNA region AAAAGAGCCGGAAGCATTTACGCTCCCGGCTCTTTAGTTTTTTCTTATATCCTGACTCTAACAGTCTTGATTCTTAAATATTATCGGCCGCCTGTAGGTGAACCGCCGGCACCCTGGTCGCCTTGTTTCATGTCATCATTGTTGATGCCTTTTTTCTGCTGCTGCGGGTTACTGAAGTTTAATTTACCGAAGCTGTAGCTAAACGTTACACCAAACGAACGGAATGGGAACGCGAATTTGCTGCTTTGTGTAAATGTTGGTGTTTTTATGTCGGTATTAAAGTTTTTGTAAGTATTGAATGGTTCAATGGCATTAATACCCAATGCAAGTTTCTTTTGCATAAACTGTTTTTTAAAGCCAAAGCCCATAATGCTGAACGATGGATTTGAACCTTGTATAGTACGGCGTGCCGAGTTCTCAACAGCAAATGCCTCTGCAATAAAGTTGCTTGGCAAGGTAAGTTGAGCACTCAAAAACGCATTGTATTGCACGTATGTATTGGTTTGCGTTTGCTGATTTGTTAACTGGTTAATAGCCGTTGGCTTATAAGTATAAGCGTTGATACTACCTCGGATAGTGAGGATCTTAAACGGGGTTACCGAACCAAAAAAGCTTGCGCCGAATGAGTTGTTTACACCAATATTTTGATAGGTAGTTATGGTACCTTCCTGGTCTCCGGGCAGGTTAGTTACTAAACCTTCAATTAAACCTGTTGTATGCTTATAATATGCCGATAGGTTAATTACCGACGATTTAATGAACGTGTTATAACCTAATTCAACAGTTTGTGAAACCTCGGGCGCAAGTAAGGGGTTACCTACTGTTTGTGCAGTAATATTGCTCTTGTTCACAAAGGGGTTCAAAAACTGCAGGCTTGGCCTTGTTATACGTTTACTGTATGCCAGTTTAATAGTTTGGGTTGGGGTAAGCGCTTTCTGCAAGGTTAAGCTTGGTATAAAAGTATTGTAGTTTTGATCAAACGGTTGCAAGCTCTGTAATTCGTTTATTGGTTCGCCATGGATATCAGTGTTTTCGAGCCTTGCACCGGCAAGTATTGAATAACCTTTAGGCAGGGTAACCGTTAATACAGAATAGCCTGCCCAAACTGTTTGATTGTAGTTATATTTATTTGAGTTTACAGGGTCGTAAACAAAACCATCACCGCCAGGGTTGAAATAATCCGAAACGCTTTTTATCCTCCTGATGATGTTTTTACCGCCGGCTTCCAGCTTTAGTACTTTGTTAATTGGCAAAACATAATCGGCCTGTATGGTATACTCATTATTTTTTCCGTCGATATTGTTCTTCAGGTTTTGAAATTCATCGGTATTGAAAAAATAGGTGGTGTAATCTGTCACAATTTTGCTGTGGCTCCATTGGGTAGATAAGCTCAACTCATGGCCTTCTTTTTTAAATTTGTGCGTGTAGTCAACATTCCAGTCAAAACCGCCAAATGAGTTATGCCCTATATTGTTGCTTTGATAAGCATTATTCAGCGTTGGATCATAGTAATAAGTACGGGTATAGTCGGTTTTGCTGTTAGGGTCAAAACCACCCTGGTTTATACGGATTGATGTACGCAAGTTGTTAAACGCGTTAAAATCATACCCGGCCGATGCTGAACCAATGATACCATGGCGTTTAACACGGCTGGTACCTGTTGAAGTTTGCGAACGGTGCTGTGTTGGGTCGTTAAAGAAAAAATCCTGATCGCTTGAAGTAAGCGATGTTTGCGGCCAGGTAGCGTTGCCGCCCACGTTTGCCGATAAGCTTAACCTGTTGTGGTTGTAGTTGATGTTGGCATTACCATTGTTTTGACGTGTACCCACACCACCGCTGATTGAACCGCTGATACCCGAAACGTTTTTTTGCTTGGTAATAATGTTCAAAATACCGGCCGAGCCTTCGGCGTCATATTTTGCTGATGGTGAAGTTACCACCTCGATGCTTTTGATCTGATCGGCAGGGATGGTTTTCAATACATCTGATAAGCTGGCTGATGTAGCGCCGGATGGCTTGCCATTGATCAATACGCGTACATTCTGGTCACCACGAATAGATACGTTACCGTTAAGGTCGACGGCAACCAAAGGTACTTTCTGCAGCACATCGGTAGCGTTGCCACCCGCGGCAGTAAGATCCTTTTCGGCATTGTAAACAATCTTGTCTATCTTATTTTCAATCAAGGCCGCCTGT from Mucilaginibacter sp. SJ includes:
- a CDS encoding TonB-dependent receptor domain-containing protein, yielding MKRFYILIALFCFALSAQAQFGVGGGGATTTGRISGTIIDSLTKKPMDYASVGLYRSGGKSPITGVVTDDKGNFKLDNIKPGVYKLAISFIGYPTKYIDKVTTTPSKPDAKLGQVLLAPSSHALKEVQVVGQAALIENKIDKIVYNAEKDLTAAGGNATDVLQKVPLVAVDLNGNVSIRGDQNVRVLINGKPSGATSASLSDVLKTIPADQIKSIEVVTSPSAKYDAEGSAGILNIITKQKNVSGISGSISGGVGTRQNNGNANINYNHNRLSLSANVGGNATWPQTSLTSSDQDFFFNDPTQHRSQTSTGTSRVKRHGIIGSASAGYDFNAFNNLRTSIRINQGGFDPNSKTDYTRTYYYDPTLNNAYQSNNIGHNSFGGFDWNVDYTHKFKKEGHELSLSTQWSHSKIVTDYTTYFFNTDEFQNLKNNIDGKNNEYTIQADYVLPINKVLKLEAGGKNIIRRIKSVSDYFNPGGDGFVYDPVNSNKYNYNQTVWAGYSVLTVTLPKGYSILAGARLENTDIHGEPINELQSLQPFDQNYNTFIPSLTLQKALTPTQTIKLAYSKRITRPSLQFLNPFVNKSNITAQTVGNPLLAPEVSQTVELGYNTFIKSSVINLSAYYKHTTGLIEGLVTNLPGDQEGTITTYQNIGVNNSFGASFFGSVTPFKILTIRGSINAYTYKPTAINQLTNQQTQTNTYVQYNAFLSAQLTLPSNFIAEAFAVENSARRTIQGSNPSFSIMGFGFKKQFMQKKLALGINAIEPFNTYKNFNTDIKTPTFTQSSKFAFPFRSFGVTFSYSFGKLNFSNPQQQKKGINNDDMKQGDQGAGGSPTGGR